The following proteins are co-located in the Castor canadensis chromosome 5, mCasCan1.hap1v2, whole genome shotgun sequence genome:
- the Olig1 gene encoding oligodendrocyte transcription factor 1: protein MYYAVSQARMNAAPATMLRPQRPGDVQLGASLYELVGYRQPPSTSSSSSTTAPLLPKAAREKPEALAELPGTGPGTGAHAGCGARADAKEEQQQQLRRKINSRERKRMQDLNLAMDALREVILPYSAAHCQGAPGRKLSKIATLLLARNYILLLGSSLQELRRALGEGAGPAAPRLLLAGLPLLAAAPGSVLLTPGAVGPPDALRPAKYLSLALDEPQCGQFALPGGGASGPGLCTCAVCKFPHLVPAGLGLAAVQAQFSK, encoded by the coding sequence ATGTACTATGCGGTTTCCCAGGCGCGCATGAACGCGGCCCCTGCGACCATGCTGAGGCCACAGCGGCCGGGAGACGTGCAGCTCGGGGCCTCCCTGTACGAGCTGGTGGGCTACCGGCAGCcgccctccacctcctcctcctcctccacgaCGGCGCCCCTCCTCCCCAAGGCTGCGCGCGAGAAGCCGGAGGCGCTGGCCGAGCTGCCGGGCACCGGGCCGGGGACCGGGGCGCACGCGGGCTGCGGCGCCCGGGCGGACGCCAaagaggagcagcagcagcagctgcggCGCAAGATCAACAGCCGCGAACGGAAGCGCATGCAGGACCTGAACTTGGCAATGGATGCGCTGCGCGAAGTCATCCTACCCTACTCGGCGGCGCATTGCCAGGGCGCGCCGGGCCGCAAGCTCTCCAAGATCGCCACGCTGCTGCTCGCCCGCAACTATATCCTGCTGCTGGGTAGCTCCCTGCAGGAGCTGCGCCGCGCGCTCGGCGAGGGTGCGGGACCCGCCGCGCCGCGCCTGCTCCTGGCCGGCCTGCCCCTGCTCGCCGCCGCGCCGGGCTCCGTGCTGCTCACACCCGGCGCCGTGGGACCCCCCGATGCGCTGCGCCCTGCCAAGTACCTGTCGTTGGCGCTCGACGAGCCACAGTGCGGCCAGTTCGCGCTCCCGGGTGGTGGCGCGAGCGGCCCCGGCCTCTGCACCTGCGCCGTGTGCAAGTTCCCGCACCTGGTCCCCGCCGGCCTGGGACTGGCGGCCGTGCAGGCTCAGTTCTCCAAGTGA